In a genomic window of Brettanomyces nanus chromosome 1, complete sequence:
- a CDS encoding uncharacterized protein (EggNog:ENOG41), with protein MARFGTMLAHLRHHEESNDQETSIPEKRVDLIDGQKSSQQSLSSRQSSMALKPQISSSNNSESQVGITDANQSQRMIQGHSHNHSKSQLFNQQMSNAGEAAASFAATNGSLSPTVSNSGMNTGSVPQVISSRRSFFGLSMGRSHTGDSLLDHYHGANTQLNMTSAHAERPQPHYSSSMVQLKKFFRPMRKRTTHDSGTTSPRTVSHANSGPTFTHDSHNNMIVKTDQRFWDGLEGSLSKKYGKPGKMLGSGAGGSVRLISRESDNVTFAVKEFVPRRAHESVKEYAKKCTAEFCIGSTLHHPNVIKTLDIICENNHYYEVMEYAPVDFFSVVMSGKMTRSEINCSLKQITLGVQYLHSVGLAHRDLKLDNCVVTKQGILKLIDFGSAVVFKYPFEDEVVMAHGIVGSDPYLAPEVLSSTNRYDPQFVDIWSIGIIYCCMTLRRFPWKAPKKDDPSFSLYCMEDDIPHDYLESAKRHKQLLLERKQKIAEKRKLEEQRKEEQDENDDLCGVTKGVEAVYIKDKHENEKNENEHEGEHEQKNADEFELDRENEEKEKEHESKQEHGHEEKNKEKENVNEHEQSDGDEHKFVEDHNDMKVKEDVKNEEQDDAKEDSDQKVDDLENVDQNKLEAQPDKLHSSHHKLSPEPKSEIDSVPERRQKAVSKTHRQIHGPYRLMRLLPHASRPLISRMLCVDPKKRATIDEILADSWFNDIKYCTIDKEGNVINDPGHHHTIII; from the coding sequence ATGGCTCGATTCGGAACAATGCTGGCCCATCTTAGGCACCACGAGGAGTCTAATGATCAAGAAACTTCTATTCCGGAAAAAAGAGTAGACCTAATAGATGGTCAAAAGTCATCCCAACAGTCTCTTTCAAGCCGACAATCCTCCATGGCCCTGAAGCCTcagatatcttcttcaaataatAGTGAGAGTCAAGTTGGTATTACAGATGCAAATCAGAGTCAACGCATGATTCAGGGTCACAGTCATAATCATAGTAAGTCAcaacttttcaatcaaCAGATGTCCAATGCGGGAGAAGCTGCTGCATCATTTGCGGCTACCAATGGCTCATTGAGTCCTACTGTTTCTAATTCTGGTATGAATACCGGATCTGTGCCTCAAGTGATCAGCTCTAGACGTTCATTCTTTGGATTATCTATGGGAAGATCTCATACTGGTGATAGTCTATTGGACCATTACCACGGTGCTAACACTCAATTAAATATGACGTCTGCTCATGCTGAAAGGCCGCAGCCTCattattcatcttccatgGTAcaattgaaaaagttttTCCGTCCTATGAGGAAGCGGACTACACACGACAGTGGAACGACGTCTCCTCGAACCGTATCGCATGCTAACTCCGGCCCTACTTTTACGCATGATTCACATAACAACATGATAGTTAAGACAGATCAGAGATTCTGGGATGGACTGGAAGGTTCTCTCTCAAAGAAATATGGAAAGCCAGGTAAAATGTTGGGTTCGGGAGCGGGTGGATCCGTTCGTTTGATCAGCAGAGAATCCGATAATGTCACATTTGCCGTCAAGGAGTTTGTTCCTCGAAGAGCCCATGAGAGTGTCAAGGAGTATGCCAAAAAATGCACAGCTGAGTTTTGTATCGGATCCACGCTTCATCATCCCAACGTTATCAAAACATTGGATATTATCTGCGAGAACAATCACTACTATGAAGTGATGGAATACGCTCCTGttgacttcttttctgtgGTTATGTCCGGTAAGATGACTCGTTCAGAAATCAATTGCTCCCTCAAACAGATCACCTTAGGTGTTCAATATTTACATTCTGTTGGATTGGCACATAGAGATTTGAAATTAGATAACTGCGTGGTGACCAAACAGGGAATACTCAAACTAATCGACTTTGGCTCCGCCGTAGTGTTCAAGTATCCATTTGAAGACGAAGTGGTGATGGCACACGGCATTGTGGGATCAGACCCATACCTGGCTCCAGaggttctttcttctaccAATCGTTACGATCCACAATTTGTCGATATATGGTCTATTGGTATCATATATTGTTGTATGACTCTCAGGAGATTTCCATGGAAAGCTCCTAAGAAAGATGATCCAAGTTTCTCTCTGTATTGcatggaagatgatattcCCCATGACTACTTGGAGAGTGCAAAAAGACATAAACAATTGTTACTGgagagaaagcagaagattgcagaaaaaagaaagttaGAGGAAcagagaaaagaggaaCAAGATGAAAACGATGATCTTTGTGGTGTTACGAAGGGTGTTGAAGCAGTGTACATTAAAGATAAGCACGAAAACgagaagaacgagaacgagCATGAGGGTGAGCATGAACAGAAGAACGCTGATGAGTTTGAGTTAGATCGTGAGaatgaggagaaggagaaagaacaCGAGTCAAAGCAGGAGCACGGGCACgaggagaagaataaggagaaggaaaatgtGAATGAGCATGAGCAGAGTGATGGGGATGAGCACAAATTTGTGGAAGACCATAATGAtatgaaggtgaaagaagatgtgAAGAATGAAGAGCAGGATGAtgcaaaagaagattcagaTCAGAAGGTTGATGACTTAGAGAACGTTGACCAGAATAAGCTTGAAGCACAACCTGACAAGTTACACTCATCACATCATAAGTTGAGCCCAGAGCCTAAATCGGAAATCGACAGTGTACCAGAGCGTCGCCAAAAGGCGGTTTCCAAGACTCATCGGCAAATTCACGGTCCTTATAGATTGATGAGGTTGCTTCCTCATGCTTCTAGACCTCTGATATCACGCATGCTTTGTGTT